The Corylus avellana chromosome ca11, CavTom2PMs-1.0 genome contains the following window.
GACTTTCTCAGTTTGAGGCCGGAATTGATCTATCATGTTCCACTAGTTACAAGCCTCATTGGCAACAGAGAAGCCTTTGGCTTGAAGAGCTGCAGCCTCCTGCGAGACCAAAGCTTGTATAACCAAAGTCTTAACCTCCCAAGCTGAGTAAGGAAATCCCTTTCTAGCATATGAATTGAGCAGGGCCGCACTTGCCTGCTTCAGCAGCCTACGGAAAGCGTTGTCCTCGTCATTCCTCGCCGTTGCTTCCAACAAAGTCAGATCGGATCTGTACCGTTCACTCGCCCTCGATCCAAACACCTTGGTCACCGTTGATGTCTGCGGGACCATCCTCGGCCACGCCTCGCTCCCGCCGCTCCAGAATCTGCCATAGTCATATCCACACCACCATAACCAACCGAGTCAGATCAGAGCCCACTCGGCCATTGACTCGGTCAAATGATCAAATCATATTCacccgcttttttttttttttttttttaatactcaTGCTCTAGTCTTGACTCTTGAGCCACACGAGAGCGGGTTGCTATATCGAACTTGGACGATTCAACTGAGTTGACTCGTCCCTTAGAGAAACTGACCCAGTTTTGGTCTAAGTTTCAGAGTTCtatctatttctttcttttcttcttttatttttcaagaaatcccTTTCTGGGTATCTGGAAAATATCTTCTAAATGTGCTATTTTTCTTCTGGTCTAAATATATTACATATGGATATAAGCGGTGTAAAGAGGATTTACAAATAGATTGTTTTGG
Protein-coding sequences here:
- the LOC132165297 gene encoding uncharacterized protein LOC132165297; protein product: MGNRLLLLLLLSSFAASTIRAAQNGRPGFLFTRTRGRCTPQFWSGGSEAWPRMVPQTSTVTKVFGSRASERYRSDLTLLEATARNDEDNAFRRLLKQASAALLNSYARKGFPYSAWEVKTLVIQALVSQEAAALQAKGFSVANEACN